A region of the Dreissena polymorpha isolate Duluth1 chromosome 6, UMN_Dpol_1.0, whole genome shotgun sequence genome:
GATAATGGGAATAGGATAACAACTTTTAAAAACTGTTGTTAATAAACATATTAGACGCCTAAATCGATCATAAACACATGGTTTGTTAAGACGTCATTGATATCCCATATTAATGATTGTTGGTTAAATCGGTATAGCGATTATTTTATGGATCTGTTTTAAATCATACATATTCTCTTAATACTGCTATATTAACGGAATACGCAGGCACTTATATGTATCCATCTACGGTGCAAGTGGGACTCGAACTCACGATCTTTTTAAAAAGCATAGTGGGGATTTCAGAATACAAGCATTATAAAAACATTTGGCAATTATGACTTGACTATTATTACAATGAAAGTTAAGTCAACCTTTGAAACGTGAACATGTTcagttgtttaattgtttaacactTTTTTTGCAATTTTGGTCACTTGAGGTTTTCAATTCCAGGGTGTGCCCTTTGCCTAATTCACGCACGAAAGTGACGCAAGAGTGTCTTAATCAATACCTACTCACGAACCACAAAGGTACCACCCGATACGATCTAGACGCCAATCAGATCACAGGAACCGGCGAATTCAAGGTCGGGTTAAATTTACCAGATGACGTCTCATGCGAGAATTGCGTATTGCAGTGGATATACAACACTGGTAtgaataacatttattttgaattttcccCCTGTTCCGTGATGATGTTTgcgttatatatatttaaacccACGCACATTTTATGCTATCTAGTATTTTTAACATTAACAATATATTCGAATGGAACCGAattcatattttgtattgtttttaaagatattatattacttataatgaaataaaacccAATTCATGTTTAATAATAGTATAGGTTTAGCGAAGATAACATGACACAAAGTTAAACCTGATGATGTTGGACATAAAACTGAGTCGCGGCTTGATCAGTCCTGTTAATTGTAATTAATTTGGCGGTCTGGCAACATTtgataaacatacatatatgacATGCAATTGTTTACTGTTTGACAAGAAGTGTGAAAGGTAGACTGGTAACAATGATGCATGACAGATTCAAACACACCAAAAGTGTCACGAAAAGGTTACGCATATTCTTACGAATTGGTCTTCACAGATATATTATGTAAAACAAAGCAAGACAAACAGCAACACAAcatgcattattttgttttattgcagggAACAGTTGGGGCTGCGATAGCACTACCGGTACTTGCTGTGTGGGGTGCGGGCCGGGCCAGGAGAACTTCTGGAACTGTGCAGATATAAGAATCATCAATACGGAAAGCAGTCCGACAACGGCATCAACAACACAAGAAGCAACAACAGCACCACATGTGACAACCACTTTCGCCGCTTCTACGAAAACAACAGAATCAGATTCATCTTCATCATCGACCGGAACACCCACCAGCTCGACAATATCGTcttcaacgacaacaacaacaccaacagaAGGAACACAGACAACAACACCTACAGAAGGAACACAGACAACAAAACCAACAGAAGGAACACAGACGACAACAAAAGCAGAAGGAACACAGACAACAACAATACTCAAAATAACCACTGATACCCCAACGACCACAGCAAAACCACCATCATTTACTTCAACAACGACATCATCAATCTCGTCATCGTCGGCTTCCTCATCATCgacaacaagaaaaacaacaatgtcCCCCTCATCAACTACAACATCCGAAAGAAATTCGCCTTGTAAAGCAATAGGAGCATGGTTTGGCGACATTGCAATGGACGATTGGTGTGCAATCAACTGCGCCGCCGGATACTGTCCGTCGAGTCACTGCTCGTGTACGAGCGTGACTTACGTTTGCGCATGCGAACCAGTGCCGCCATTTAATGTTGCTGGTATGAAAGAGTGGTGTTGTGCGAATTGCGCATTAGGGTATTGCCCATCCACACATTGTTCATGTTAACATTCTCATAGAAATATTTAAATCTATTATCTGCAAAACTAAATGAACACGAACATTTCGCAAATATATCAAACGaaaatttacattttgaaattacGAAAATTTTGAAGACATAGTTTAAAATGTGTGAATCTATTAATTATTTTAGCAAACTGTAATTTTAATGAAGAATTAAGGATACAAGATGTGTCCATGCGGGAAAACAATCTTGAAAACTATATACGTGATTTTGAATGTAATTTGATGcataataattttatgttaatactAATGCTCAACCACTGTGCAATATTATAAGTGTggaaaattgataatgttttttatCTACGTTAGTGGTTCAATGTGCGTAAGAAGTGTTTTGATTTCCACGACATGACCAAGATGGTGTATCTAAAGTTTTGCGTAAGACATCCAAGATGACAATCAACAATCCAATATTTCAGCAAAAGTCCAAGATTCTCGTCCAAAGTACAGATAGTCGCCAAAATCAAATATGGCTATATAGGACTGAAATGTATTTAAGTGTCGAAATTTTGAATTGTTATACATTTTAGATGGattgtaataaatatgttttgaacaAAAGCAGACATGGAAAGCGttgatttctttttcaaaaaCGCCGAATATTTTTAAAACTGGTAAACTGTATATGCTATTATTTGACATGTcaaccaatatttatttttttatagatatttacaaaattaaaataaactggTTGTAAATAAAGCAACGATGTTACTCTTAGCAATAATCAAGTCCAGCTACAGTGTGTGTTTCATAGGTGTTGAGGTCCTTCCGCACctgaggctacattatgtgagGACTTCCGCACctgaggctacattatgtgagGACTTCCGCACctgaggctacattatgtgagGACTTCCGCACctgaggctacattatgtgagGACCGAGcgtgtgtcccagcactcataCCTCATTAACTATACCAGACTTGCAAGTTCACATAATGCTGTTTAGTATCTTTGGAAAGTTTACTCCATCAAAAAGGCATCATGTTTTTAAGTAACacgcgatttaaaaaaaatcatttggctttCCTAAAAACTTAATAACGTCTGTGATgtaacacccccccccccacccccccccccccccaaaaaaaaaatgaacagaaTACCCGGGGGCGCAAGTCCTCATGCTGTTTTATGTTTGTAAAGTATCATTTCTCTGGCAGCAATACTTTTCGAGCCACGCACGGCAAATAAATTAGACCTACGAACGGACGGACGTAACTAATGACGGACAAGGGAATTTCTTTTTGACCCAACCACCCCCGTATAAATGTTGGGGAGCATACAACACAAGTTTATACACAATAACAAATGATTGACATGTAAGTGTGCGTCCAAAAATGTTTCATTGCACTTTGAGCTTCATTTAAACTTCCGTTAAATCCGGTTTGACCATAGACGATACGTTCAATTACATTTATCAGGTACCGGAAGCCTGCGAACGACGACTTAATGAGTTTTTGTTGTAAATTGGGCTGAAACCTGTGACGGAGTCATAAACATATTGCGTTACTATAGCACCAAATGACTATTATCGTACTATGACTTGTCATGGgtgtgtaatttttattgaaatgcattGAATATACGTTTCATGGAATATAGTAGAAATTGCAAAATCCCATTAATTAAGTAGTACAAACAAAGGTGACACATTTATAATCTTCCCAAAATCTCTACAGCACCGTGATTATTTGCAAGTAACTATCGTTTGAGCATACGTTTCTGTAGTTTGCCCATTCTTATATATTGGTCTTAAAAAAACTACATGCGATACACACGATGTGCATTTATATAAATGCGAATACACTGATAGCGGCCAAACAACGGGAGAAATCGAGGAATTAGACTGTGAttagtgaacaaataaaatgtagaTTTTCACAAATGTTATGCAGATGTGAAATATTTGTCTTGAGAAAAATACAGTACAAAGCCCTGGCATGTTAAGTTTTAAAATCACGTTCTTTATATCGGCGGAGTTTTagtacaattatatacaaaacaataagGAATACACAAGAAATGTTCACATTTTAGATTTGGCGTTTTAATACAAGCAGAcattacaaatgtacatgtattatgatatAAAACACAACAGATTAGACGACAATTCAAATAGGGGGAAAGGCACATTTCTAACACAATATAAAGTACACACTGTTATTTAAACTGACTATTTAGTACAATATACCTATAAAAACTGACCATTTAGTACAAATGGCAAATtcaattgaatataatatatactgtCATTATAAGAgttttgcacatgtattaaaacatgtttaaagcaAACCAAGGGAGGCCGCTGTCCTTAGTTTATCGTTTCAAACTAGCATCTTTATTTCCCCTTTATTCTTACCTTGAGTGAGATTTTCCGTTACCATTACTGCATTTACAAGATCCAACATAATGCAACggtcaaaatattattatttccatCCTTTTGTGAACAAGAGGTAGTTTTACAGTTTATTATTGGAcccacacacatttttttttatttttggatttTTTAACTCGACATTTTGGAATCTATCAAAACAGTTCTTCTCAAACGGCGTTGGTGTTTTGGTTGCAAATGtacaacatatttttaatatatccaagttgtttttaaataaagttttctgCTAAAGAAAGAAACACACATTTTACTGAACAAATATCGCACATTTACCGAATGTTTCATTTCAATTCCATAGTTTTAAATTAGATAAGGCCAttaaagaatttatttaataaaaaatatacattttcagttaaataaacacatatttcacAGAAGGATTTTTAAAACCCTGCTTGATATATAAAGTTGAAAATACAAGCGCAATGCGATTTCGTACAGTAGCCTCGTTTGAACTTATCGCAACACAGCATGTGCATGTGGGGTGTCTTAAACGGCTTtaagacaacgttaactgttaaTATCGCAAAATAGGCACTTCTTGATAataattaacttattttcaatGTGCATTACACATTTCAgatcgatctttcacgtagaaatagTTGAAACTGCATTTTAgaataacgcctgataagccatctggctttcgctgTCGGTGCTTTGATTTATACAGGGCTTTCAAGAGCAAAGACATTACCCTAAATAATACCAAGTAAGCAATATACTGGAATACATTTACATAATATGtcatgaaataaataaacatttattaaaacgtgtttatggCTTCTCCAGCACGAATTGGTGCgctttgagatgctcaagactaGTTTCTGtttgattcttttttattttccacgaaaaagcaacaacatttttttttcagtagAAATGTGCAATTCTCGTTCATTTCATGAAACTAAACGCACCTTTTGCATGAAGCTTACACAAAAACGCATAATATCCCGCACAACTAATTGTGATTTTTGTGCTAATACTGCTCCTTTGTGATGGGGcctttttgtgtttaggtcacaATGTACTTATTAATTTCCATATATATTTCAACGTAAAAGCGACAACTTAACGCGAAAAGAAATGCAACATAAACTCCCAGCGACCCAAATAACCATACTTTTTTAAAagggcattctaagctgaatatatttaagcaatacaaAAAGAAATGCTTAAAAATGGTAGGCATAGGTGTTCAGTACTTTAGCGTAGATTTAGCGTAGAATGTCCTGTaataaaaggtatggttatgtgGGTTACTATGTGCACAATTTTCCATTAATTTTTGCTTTAAGTTGTCGATTTtacatttaatgtaaatattaagtATCTTGTGACctgctttgttgttgttgttgtcattgCCGTCGTAGTGAGGACTTTTTCGGTTGAGTAGAAGCGGCAGAGGTTGTATTCGCATTAAGCGGAGGCAGTTACAAAGACCTTTTCTCGTGAGGTTAGAGAACGACGACATTAGCAGATGCTCATGTTCTGTAGGCAAGCTGCTGGTATCCTAGAAAGAGTCTCGTCCAAGGCCGAACCAGAAGAAAGAAACAACCGAAAGTGCATGTTTTGTAGGTTAACGTTGTGGTTGGCTGCATGGTCGTCATTTATATGGTCGGGATCTCAGTGGTAGGAGGCATTACCGTGGCCTTCGGCTTTATGGTCGTTCTTGAAGAAAGTGGGAGACACGGGATCCGTATAGAAGCACTGTAATATTGATTATCTGTCTCAATAAATTTCATGCAGTAGTTATAATAATTTGCAAATACGATTTGCGTATAAAGTATAATATCAGGGCCTaccataagtaaatacatatcaattatgtATCGCACAAATGTTATACAGCTGATGAACTATTATAAACTGTTTGGTAGAAGCTTTCAAACTTAGATTTCTAAAAGTACGTCCTTTAGCTGCTGTTTAATGGCATCTTTACGCATACGATTTAATTAAATAGTCCTACATGTTATTTGTAATAATTCAAATGTTGCTTGTTTGTCATATTTGTTtatctttcaatattttatatggTAAGATTTCCTGTCTTGGCATTATTTCTTTTGTATATATGTGTTTGGTCATAGGCACAATGCCAGATTGCCAATAGACTATGAATCATAATGCCCCATCATTTAAAAAATCTGTCCACATTCAGGGTGCAATGGTTAATATCGACgtttattgcaaaataacattaaacataaattcCTATAAAACCACGCTGCGCAAATGTTTAATGTTTGGTATTGGATATCAAGATATCAAGAACCATTGGCTCATTTTGCGTCTCTCCCAGTTTTGACGTTAATACCGATTatgaattttatttcattcacACATGTTTACACTGGAAGTGGACATTGTGACTCATGATATTTGATGACAATGTCGTGAGGTATAAAATCAACATGTTTATCAGTACAAAGTGTTTGTTTCAAGAGCCTGCTCCAAACATTGACCTGAACCTTAACACATACACCTGATATGACTTTGCAAGATAAGTTTCACGTTCTTCCATGAATCCATTTTTTGGCGTTGCTCTTGGCGGTTTAAAGTTTTTTGTGAGTACAGGCGTATATTTGGCTCAATACTATCGCATTATAAACATTGTTGAAGGTTATGTGTTAGAACTCGTACATGGTAAATGCTCATTCCATGTCAGGAGACTCGAAtcagcgagattatacgattttgtatatgtgttaaattgtaatatactgataaaatatgttacaataacacaaaataggcaagcaaaattatacattgaagacgaatttcataaaacgcagcaaatacaaattagcgctccgagccgattgtgacgaagatatttcgtacatattttcctacaattaccgaagcattcgtcttttagtaaatgttcatgtgtcgtataaatagatatggttgcaggaatttaaaatgaaccgttaaactaaatttagattcacatcgtacatgcatgatttacatgctggcgaattcgactgtacagatattttcgatttcagaattaaatatctggtttatttcgcatttttcgacacatgttcttcttaattttaattttaatttatataaaaatatatgttaaatatttttttacacattttatataagttaataaatattggacaaaatcgtataatctcgctttaaataaatcaaataattcCAACCCTTAAATTATGTTTTCTGTAACCGGATATTACAATTGAATAATTCAAGCCTCATTTTCACCTCATGTGTTTGCACCTTAATCGACATATTTAGTCATGAAATTTGATGCAACAATCGTGATGTTTTTTACGGTATAGTTCATTCGGTACTGTACGATACTAACCATCCGCATTCGAAATCgccttgtttaacccatttatgcctagtggactctcccatccttctaaattggatcaatttatttccaaaattagggatgtctagtatatttatttttatatttagaatatttcttacagaaattcctttaagcaaacagcgcagaccctactgagacgccgcatcatgcggcgtctcatctgggtctacgctgtttgccaaggccttttttctagacgctaggcataaatggcttaaaTAAGTAATGCCACAATGGAAGCTATTTTGATTTGCTGTTTATATCCGGTTACAGATGGGGGTAGGGTATGTGATCGTTTGACTTAAAGTGGTATGTTAAGGTATCTTTGTTATAACATGGTTTACTTCACACGTGTCTTTGCAGTAACAAGTATTTCGTCATCAACATAACCATACTCCTCCCCCCACACTCACTAACACTAACCCCACTACTACTTCTATCACTTTACGTATGCTAACAGATATCCCGTATGATCTTTCATAATTATACTagtatttaaaatcaataagtgACATCCTCAAAAGCGCTTATAGAAAACTGAactatatttcttaaaataaacacaactcTTACAAGTTGTAAGCTAGCTGAAATGTTTGTGCACATATATTTCAATCACATTTAACTGTTTTCAACATAATTTCGCGACAAGTCTgaatagttatattttttaagtaaaataaattgGGATCTCGTAAAACAAATTTAAGATCGAACAATAAAAGTTTAGTTGATTTTTTAATCTAAAGGCAaactaaatgtaataaaataaataaaaattacatataaaataattaaattttctcTAAGTTAAGTTAATATAAAGTAAAGACTTTGTGTCGGAATCCTTTGTAAATAAAACCCAAAGACATAACACAAGTGGACTTTTTTCGCGGATACGTTACATCAATATAAACCTGCATAGCCAACTCCGggtatgtttataaaaacattttaaacatttttttttctctgaaaacttaagattttaaaattacttatcATCGGTAGTCTTGTATAAAA
Encoded here:
- the LOC127833895 gene encoding putative protein TPRXL; translation: MVTGCCGTPPQRSSAWRFGYKVPINYNDNEQFCGGAGVQWNQNGGRCGVCGDNYANQVKENEDLTGKYVTGTITGSYVKGANITATVKLTANHKGWWEFRVCPLPNSRTKVTQECLNQYLLTNHKGTTRYDLDANQITGTGEFKVGLNLPDDVSCENCVLQWIYNTGNSWGCDSTTGTCCVGCGPGQENFWNCADIRIINTESSPTTASTTQEATTAPHVTTTFAASTKTTESDSSSSSTGTPTSSTISSSTTTTTPTEGTQTTTPTEGTQTTKPTEGTQTTTKAEGTQTTTILKITTDTPTTTAKPPSFTSTTTSSISSSSASSSSTTRKTTMSPSSTTTSERNSPCKAIGAWFGDIAMDDWCAINCAAGYCPSSHCSCTSVTYVCACEPVPPFNVAGMKEWCCANCALGYCPSTHCSC